Proteins encoded together in one Janthinobacterium tructae window:
- a CDS encoding ATP-grasp domain-containing protein, producing the protein MYDLMQHAATPYAPLIGLAPLMRHAFLRHDLAPLGEALLARAQAHPEDAHAYMDFSIVLQLKGQREMALAVQAQAIELQQLYVLPAQAPASGPGIKVLMLTGPGDLMSNTPIEFLVEQSDVTLELLYVTAEGTWPDEVPQHDVLLVGVAESDANQPLLARLAQFVRDWPRPVVNLPQHIAHTSRDGLCDKLQELAGVAMPRTARISREQLAALASGQMPLDAVLPGDAFPLIVRPLGSHAGHDLEKMTQASDLLAYLQSVDAERFYISRFVDYRSEDGQFRKYRIVLIDGLPYICHFAVSSHWMIHYLNAGMDESAAKRAEEAQCMLNFEHAFALRHAAALRAIDARMGMPYLGIDCAETRDGELLVFEADNAMIVHAMDAEEMYPYKRPAMHKVFTAFRAMLARAAAGN; encoded by the coding sequence ATGTACGATTTGATGCAACACGCGGCCACGCCGTATGCACCGCTGATCGGGCTGGCGCCGTTGATGCGCCACGCCTTTCTGCGGCACGACCTGGCGCCGCTGGGTGAAGCGCTGCTGGCGCGCGCGCAGGCGCATCCCGAGGACGCGCATGCCTATATGGATTTTTCCATCGTGCTGCAGCTGAAAGGCCAGCGTGAGATGGCGCTGGCCGTACAGGCGCAGGCGATCGAACTGCAGCAGTTGTATGTACTGCCCGCGCAAGCCCCGGCATCCGGGCCGGGCATCAAGGTGCTGATGCTGACGGGGCCGGGAGACCTGATGTCAAATACGCCCATTGAATTTCTCGTCGAGCAGTCTGACGTGACGCTCGAACTGCTGTATGTCACGGCAGAGGGGACCTGGCCGGACGAAGTGCCGCAGCATGACGTGCTGCTGGTCGGTGTGGCCGAATCGGATGCGAACCAGCCCTTGCTGGCGCGCCTGGCGCAATTCGTGCGGGACTGGCCGCGCCCCGTCGTCAACCTGCCGCAGCATATCGCGCATACTTCGCGTGATGGCCTGTGCGACAAATTGCAGGAGCTGGCCGGCGTGGCCATGCCGCGCACGGCGCGTATCAGCCGCGAACAGCTGGCAGCGCTTGCATCCGGACAAATGCCGCTCGACGCGGTGCTTCCCGGCGACGCCTTTCCCCTGATTGTGCGTCCTCTCGGTTCGCATGCCGGGCATGACCTTGAAAAGATGACGCAGGCGAGTGACTTGCTGGCGTATCTGCAAAGCGTCGACGCCGAACGTTTTTATATTTCCCGCTTTGTCGACTATCGCAGCGAGGATGGGCAGTTCCGCAAGTACCGCATTGTGCTGATCGACGGCTTGCCATACATCTGCCACTTCGCCGTCTCGTCGCACTGGATGATTCACTACCTGAACGCGGGCATGGATGAAAGCGCGGCCAAGCGCGCCGAGGAAGCGCAGTGCATGCTGAACTTCGAACATGCGTTCGCGCTGCGCCACGCTGCCGCACTGCGCGCCATCGATGCGCGCATGGGCATGCCCTACCTGGGTATCGACTGTGCCGAAACCCGCGACGGCGAGTTGCTGGTCTTTGAGGCCGACAACGCCATGATCGTGCATGCCATGGATGCCGAAGAGATGTATCCGTACAAGCGCCCGGCCATGCACAAGGTATTCACTGCTTTTCGCGCCATGCTGGCGCGGGCGGCGGCCGGTAACTGA
- a CDS encoding pyridoxal phosphate-dependent decarboxylase family protein: protein MLPPDPDSLDPQDWDAFRAQSHQMLDDMLDYQQQIRQRPVWQPAPDSARARFAQPLPRAPGALADAHASFLQDVLPYAVGNVHPGFMGWVHGGGTPVGMLAEMLAAGLNANVGGRNQMPVEVERQISRWMAELFGFPDTASGIFVTGTSMANLMGVLVARTQTLGVAARQQGLQGAPLVAYTSAAAHGCIAQAMDLSGLGTAALRRVAVNARQQIDVAALAHAIATDRAAGLRPFFIAGTAGTVDTGAIDDLSALAALAAREQLWFHVDGAYGALGMLSPQIAPLLAGIELADSLAFDFHKWGQVPYDAGFFLVRDGARHMAAFAAPAAYLRREARGLAGGSPWPCDFGPDLSRGFRALKTWFTFKVHGAERMGAAIAHTCALARYLAERVQATPELELLAPVTLNIVCFRHRGVASGDGDAFNGEIVADLHESGIAAPSTTTIGGKLAIRAAIVNHRTRAEDIDALLAGVLRFGAARLS, encoded by the coding sequence GCGGCCCGTTTGGCAGCCGGCGCCCGACAGCGCGCGTGCCCGCTTCGCGCAGCCGCTGCCACGCGCGCCGGGCGCACTGGCCGACGCCCACGCCAGCTTCCTGCAGGACGTGCTGCCCTATGCCGTTGGCAACGTGCATCCCGGCTTCATGGGCTGGGTGCACGGCGGCGGCACGCCTGTGGGCATGCTGGCCGAGATGCTGGCGGCAGGCCTGAATGCGAATGTGGGCGGGCGCAACCAGATGCCGGTCGAGGTGGAGCGTCAGATTTCGCGCTGGATGGCCGAACTGTTCGGCTTTCCGGATACGGCCAGCGGCATTTTCGTGACGGGCACCTCGATGGCGAACCTGATGGGCGTGCTGGTGGCGCGCACGCAGACGCTGGGCGTGGCCGCGCGCCAGCAAGGCTTGCAAGGCGCGCCTCTGGTGGCCTACACCTCGGCCGCCGCGCATGGCTGCATCGCGCAGGCCATGGACCTGTCGGGCCTGGGCACGGCCGCCTTGCGCCGCGTCGCCGTCAATGCGCGCCAGCAGATCGACGTCGCTGCCTTGGCCCATGCCATCGCCACGGACCGCGCGGCGGGCTTGCGTCCCTTCTTCATCGCCGGCACGGCCGGTACCGTCGACACTGGCGCGATTGACGATTTATCGGCGCTGGCCGCGCTGGCCGCGCGCGAACAGCTATGGTTCCACGTGGATGGCGCGTATGGCGCTCTGGGCATGCTCTCGCCCCAGATAGCCCCTCTGCTGGCAGGGATCGAACTGGCCGATTCGCTTGCCTTCGATTTTCACAAGTGGGGACAGGTGCCCTATGACGCGGGCTTTTTCCTGGTGCGCGATGGCGCGCGGCACATGGCCGCCTTTGCCGCGCCGGCCGCGTATCTGCGGCGCGAGGCGCGTGGACTGGCCGGCGGTTCGCCATGGCCCTGCGACTTCGGCCCCGATCTGTCGCGCGGTTTCCGCGCCCTGAAAACCTGGTTCACCTTCAAGGTGCATGGCGCCGAGCGCATGGGTGCGGCGATCGCCCACACTTGCGCGCTGGCGCGCTACCTGGCAGAACGCGTGCAAGCCACGCCGGAACTGGAACTGCTGGCGCCCGTGACGTTGAATATCGTGTGCTTCCGCCATCGCGGCGTGGCCAGCGGCGATGGCGACGCCTTCAATGGCGAGATCGTCGCCGACCTGCACGAGTCGGGTATCGCTGCGCCATCGACCACCACCATTGGCGGCAAGCTGGCCATACGCGCCGCCATCGTCAATCACCGCACGCGTGCCGAGGATATCGACGCGCTGCTTGCGGGCGTGCTGCGCTTCGGCGCGGCGCGCCTGTCTTGA